From one Culex quinquefasciatus strain JHB chromosome 3, VPISU_Cqui_1.0_pri_paternal, whole genome shotgun sequence genomic stretch:
- the LOC6045167 gene encoding protein scarlet isoform X1, with product MDRRNPDSICAVSLKSTPPDNDLNCNYLATPTKLDGEDHVALVWRNVRVSCTLTGGCSYIIRDVSGALQPGSLVALMGPSGAGKSTLMAALAHRSAANTLVSGSILLNGQHVGPSMYDVSGFIYQDELFYASITVSEHLHLMAHLKLGRSLSAPDRNELVRELLRRTGLTKCAHTRVGEVGQGKTLSGGEKKRLAFASELLSRPKILFCDEPTTGLDSYSAGQLVAMMRDLTRGGTSVLCTIHQPSDELFHMFDSVMLLANGRVGYLGSPRGATSYFERLGLVCPGSSTTAEFLLKSLSNRSECRGMKSLKPEAICDRYLQSEQFQQQELVINSEIFLSQYGYRKRCLKRRKQDGRSCWFYTLYYLMKRNFLQSHRDPTLQYMKLAQRIVIALLVGLCFSNTIDLTQAGAQAVQGIIFLIVSENTFLPMYAMLAVFPESFPLFLRERKANLYGTMQFYVAQILAMLPFVLLESLSFILIVYYLAHLRPTLLGLLCTVGTSVLVMNISLACGCFFSTLFPSVPMAMSYLVPFDYILMITSGIFIKIRSMPVVLRWLPFVSWMMFATEAISIAQWDGIEHLNCTGVPRAACHHSGEDVLSQYSFAREHLRTDLGALVGQYFLFHALAVLCLMRRANRS from the exons ATGGATCGACGGAATCCCGACTCAATCTGTGCGGTTAGTTTGAAATCGACGCCCCCAGATAACGACTTGAACTGCAACTATCTGGCCACGCCCACCAAACTTGACGGCGAAGACCACGTTGCGCTGGTTTGGCGCAATGTGCGTGTTAGTTGTACGCTTACCGGAGGATGCAGTTACATTATCCGCGACGTCAGTGGAGCGCTCCAGCCGGGCAGCCTGGTGGCCCTGATGGGACCGAGTGGAGCGGGAAAAAGTACCCTCATGGCGGCGCTGGCCCACCGGAGTGCAG CAAACACCCTCGTCTCCGGCAGCATCCTGCTCAACGGCCAACACGTGGGCCCCTCAATGTACGACGTCAGCGGCTTCATCTACCAGGACGAGCTGTTCTACGCGTCGATAACCGTCAGCGAGCATCTCCACCTGATGGCCCACCTAAAGCTGGGCCGCTCGCTATCCGCACCCGATCGTAACGAGCTGGTCCGCGAGCTGCTCCGCCGAACGGGACTGACCAAGTGCGCCCACACCCGCGTCGGCGAGGTTGGCCAGGGCAAGACGCTCTCGGGCGGGGAGAAGAAGCGACTGGCGTTCGCGAGTGAGCTGCTGTCGCGGCCGAAGATTTTGTTCTGCGACGAACCGACCACCGGACTGGACTCTTATAGTGCGGGGCAGTTGGTCGCGATGATGCGGGACTTGACCCGCGGGGGGACTTCGGTGCTGTGTACGATCCATCAACCTTCGGACGAGCTGTTCCACATGTTTGACAGCGTGATGCTGTTGGCGAATGGACGCGTTGGTTATTTGGGCAGTCCGCGCGGGGCTACGAGTTACTTTGAACGGTTGGGATTGGTTTGTCCAGGGAGCAGCACTACGGCGGAGTTCCTGCTGAAGAGTTTGTCAAATAGGAGTGAATGTCGGGGGATGAAGAGTTTGAAGCCGGAAGCTATTTGCGATCGATACCTGCAGAGTGAGCAGTTTCAGCAGCAGGAGCTGGTGATCAACTCGGAGATTTTCCTGTCTCAGTACGGCTACAGGAAGAGGTGCTTGAAGCGACGGAAGCAAGACGGTCGTTCATGTTGGTTCTACACGCTGTACTACCTGATGAAGCGGAACTTCTTGCAATCCCATCGGGATCCTACCTTGCAGTACATGAAGCTGGCGCAGCGAATAGTTATAGCCCTGCTAGTGGGACTGTGCTTTTCCAACACGATCGACCTGACCCAGGCTGGAGCGCAAGCCGTGCAGGGCATCATCTTCCTGATCGTGTCGGAGAACACCTTTCTGCCGATGTACGCCATGCTCGCCGTCTTCCCCGAGTCCTTCCCGCTGTTCCTGCGCGAACGTAAGGCCAACCTGTACGGGACGATGCAGTTCTACGTGGCGCAGATCTTGGCGATG CTCCCCTTTGTCCTGCTCGAGTCGTTGAGCTTCATACTGATCGTGTACTATCTGGCCCATCTGCGGCCAACGCTGCTCGGACTGCTGTGCACCGTCGGAACCAGCGTGCTCGTCATGAACATCTCGCTAGCCTGCGGCTGCTTCTTCTCCACCTTGTTCCCATCGGTGCCGATGGCCATGTCCTATCTGGTACCCTTCGATTACATTCTCATGATCACGTCgggaattttcatcaaaatcag GTCGATGCCAGTGGTCCTGCGGTGGCTCCCGTTCGTGTCCTGGATGATGTTTGCCACCGAGGCCATCTCGATTGCCCAGTGGGACGGAATCGAACATTTGA ATTGCACGGGAGTTCCCCGAGCGGCCTGCCACCACAGCGGCGAGGACGTCCTGAGCCAGTACTCGTTCGCGCGGGAGCACCTCCGGACCGATCTGGGCGCGCTAGTTGGGCAGTACTTTCTGTTTCACGCCCTGGCGGTGCTGTGCCTGATGAGGCGGGCAAATCGAAGTTAG
- the LOC6045167 gene encoding protein scarlet isoform X2, with product MERTSSSSANQTNTLVSGSILLNGQHVGPSMYDVSGFIYQDELFYASITVSEHLHLMAHLKLGRSLSAPDRNELVRELLRRTGLTKCAHTRVGEVGQGKTLSGGEKKRLAFASELLSRPKILFCDEPTTGLDSYSAGQLVAMMRDLTRGGTSVLCTIHQPSDELFHMFDSVMLLANGRVGYLGSPRGATSYFERLGLVCPGSSTTAEFLLKSLSNRSECRGMKSLKPEAICDRYLQSEQFQQQELVINSEIFLSQYGYRKRCLKRRKQDGRSCWFYTLYYLMKRNFLQSHRDPTLQYMKLAQRIVIALLVGLCFSNTIDLTQAGAQAVQGIIFLIVSENTFLPMYAMLAVFPESFPLFLRERKANLYGTMQFYVAQILAMLPFVLLESLSFILIVYYLAHLRPTLLGLLCTVGTSVLVMNISLACGCFFSTLFPSVPMAMSYLVPFDYILMITSGIFIKIRSMPVVLRWLPFVSWMMFATEAISIAQWDGIEHLNCTGVPRAACHHSGEDVLSQYSFAREHLRTDLGALVGQYFLFHALAVLCLMRRANRS from the exons ATGGAGCGGACATCATCGTCGTCGGCAAACCAGA CAAACACCCTCGTCTCCGGCAGCATCCTGCTCAACGGCCAACACGTGGGCCCCTCAATGTACGACGTCAGCGGCTTCATCTACCAGGACGAGCTGTTCTACGCGTCGATAACCGTCAGCGAGCATCTCCACCTGATGGCCCACCTAAAGCTGGGCCGCTCGCTATCCGCACCCGATCGTAACGAGCTGGTCCGCGAGCTGCTCCGCCGAACGGGACTGACCAAGTGCGCCCACACCCGCGTCGGCGAGGTTGGCCAGGGCAAGACGCTCTCGGGCGGGGAGAAGAAGCGACTGGCGTTCGCGAGTGAGCTGCTGTCGCGGCCGAAGATTTTGTTCTGCGACGAACCGACCACCGGACTGGACTCTTATAGTGCGGGGCAGTTGGTCGCGATGATGCGGGACTTGACCCGCGGGGGGACTTCGGTGCTGTGTACGATCCATCAACCTTCGGACGAGCTGTTCCACATGTTTGACAGCGTGATGCTGTTGGCGAATGGACGCGTTGGTTATTTGGGCAGTCCGCGCGGGGCTACGAGTTACTTTGAACGGTTGGGATTGGTTTGTCCAGGGAGCAGCACTACGGCGGAGTTCCTGCTGAAGAGTTTGTCAAATAGGAGTGAATGTCGGGGGATGAAGAGTTTGAAGCCGGAAGCTATTTGCGATCGATACCTGCAGAGTGAGCAGTTTCAGCAGCAGGAGCTGGTGATCAACTCGGAGATTTTCCTGTCTCAGTACGGCTACAGGAAGAGGTGCTTGAAGCGACGGAAGCAAGACGGTCGTTCATGTTGGTTCTACACGCTGTACTACCTGATGAAGCGGAACTTCTTGCAATCCCATCGGGATCCTACCTTGCAGTACATGAAGCTGGCGCAGCGAATAGTTATAGCCCTGCTAGTGGGACTGTGCTTTTCCAACACGATCGACCTGACCCAGGCTGGAGCGCAAGCCGTGCAGGGCATCATCTTCCTGATCGTGTCGGAGAACACCTTTCTGCCGATGTACGCCATGCTCGCCGTCTTCCCCGAGTCCTTCCCGCTGTTCCTGCGCGAACGTAAGGCCAACCTGTACGGGACGATGCAGTTCTACGTGGCGCAGATCTTGGCGATG CTCCCCTTTGTCCTGCTCGAGTCGTTGAGCTTCATACTGATCGTGTACTATCTGGCCCATCTGCGGCCAACGCTGCTCGGACTGCTGTGCACCGTCGGAACCAGCGTGCTCGTCATGAACATCTCGCTAGCCTGCGGCTGCTTCTTCTCCACCTTGTTCCCATCGGTGCCGATGGCCATGTCCTATCTGGTACCCTTCGATTACATTCTCATGATCACGTCgggaattttcatcaaaatcag GTCGATGCCAGTGGTCCTGCGGTGGCTCCCGTTCGTGTCCTGGATGATGTTTGCCACCGAGGCCATCTCGATTGCCCAGTGGGACGGAATCGAACATTTGA ATTGCACGGGAGTTCCCCGAGCGGCCTGCCACCACAGCGGCGAGGACGTCCTGAGCCAGTACTCGTTCGCGCGGGAGCACCTCCGGACCGATCTGGGCGCGCTAGTTGGGCAGTACTTTCTGTTTCACGCCCTGGCGGTGCTGTGCCTGATGAGGCGGGCAAATCGAAGTTAG
- the LOC119770039 gene encoding uncharacterized protein LOC119770039 → MRLYEVIVKALLRSDSGENDLLEVGVAQTFGEIAYSCRAAGTFTVSCVGDSPKYFIVRFKASKKSTVTCSSSSGSWSQPPPELVSSGQLGQPEVGEILGAIIGID, encoded by the exons ATGCGTTTGTACGAGGTAATCGTTAAAGCTCTCCTTCGGAGCGATTCCGGTGAAAATGATCTCCTTGAGGTTGGAGTTGCGCAGACATTCGGCGAAATCGCCTACAGTTGTAGGGCAGCAGGAACGTTCAC CGTTTCCTGCGTCGGAGACAGTCCCAAGTACTTCATCGTGCGCTTCAAAGCCTCCAAAAAGTCCACAGTTACCTGTTCATCATCATCCGGCTCGTGGTCCCAGCCGCCGCCAGAACTGGTCAGTAGTGGGCAGCTTGGCCAACCGGAAGTTGGCGAAATTCTTGGCGCGATTATTGGGATTGATTAG
- the LOC6045167 gene encoding protein scarlet isoform X3, whose translation MYDVSGFIYQDELFYASITVSEHLHLMAHLKLGRSLSAPDRNELVRELLRRTGLTKCAHTRVGEVGQGKTLSGGEKKRLAFASELLSRPKILFCDEPTTGLDSYSAGQLVAMMRDLTRGGTSVLCTIHQPSDELFHMFDSVMLLANGRVGYLGSPRGATSYFERLGLVCPGSSTTAEFLLKSLSNRSECRGMKSLKPEAICDRYLQSEQFQQQELVINSEIFLSQYGYRKRCLKRRKQDGRSCWFYTLYYLMKRNFLQSHRDPTLQYMKLAQRIVIALLVGLCFSNTIDLTQAGAQAVQGIIFLIVSENTFLPMYAMLAVFPESFPLFLRERKANLYGTMQFYVAQILAMLPFVLLESLSFILIVYYLAHLRPTLLGLLCTVGTSVLVMNISLACGCFFSTLFPSVPMAMSYLVPFDYILMITSGIFIKIRSMPVVLRWLPFVSWMMFATEAISIAQWDGIEHLNCTGVPRAACHHSGEDVLSQYSFAREHLRTDLGALVGQYFLFHALAVLCLMRRANRS comes from the exons ATGTACGACGTCAGCGGCTTCATCTACCAGGACGAGCTGTTCTACGCGTCGATAACCGTCAGCGAGCATCTCCACCTGATGGCCCACCTAAAGCTGGGCCGCTCGCTATCCGCACCCGATCGTAACGAGCTGGTCCGCGAGCTGCTCCGCCGAACGGGACTGACCAAGTGCGCCCACACCCGCGTCGGCGAGGTTGGCCAGGGCAAGACGCTCTCGGGCGGGGAGAAGAAGCGACTGGCGTTCGCGAGTGAGCTGCTGTCGCGGCCGAAGATTTTGTTCTGCGACGAACCGACCACCGGACTGGACTCTTATAGTGCGGGGCAGTTGGTCGCGATGATGCGGGACTTGACCCGCGGGGGGACTTCGGTGCTGTGTACGATCCATCAACCTTCGGACGAGCTGTTCCACATGTTTGACAGCGTGATGCTGTTGGCGAATGGACGCGTTGGTTATTTGGGCAGTCCGCGCGGGGCTACGAGTTACTTTGAACGGTTGGGATTGGTTTGTCCAGGGAGCAGCACTACGGCGGAGTTCCTGCTGAAGAGTTTGTCAAATAGGAGTGAATGTCGGGGGATGAAGAGTTTGAAGCCGGAAGCTATTTGCGATCGATACCTGCAGAGTGAGCAGTTTCAGCAGCAGGAGCTGGTGATCAACTCGGAGATTTTCCTGTCTCAGTACGGCTACAGGAAGAGGTGCTTGAAGCGACGGAAGCAAGACGGTCGTTCATGTTGGTTCTACACGCTGTACTACCTGATGAAGCGGAACTTCTTGCAATCCCATCGGGATCCTACCTTGCAGTACATGAAGCTGGCGCAGCGAATAGTTATAGCCCTGCTAGTGGGACTGTGCTTTTCCAACACGATCGACCTGACCCAGGCTGGAGCGCAAGCCGTGCAGGGCATCATCTTCCTGATCGTGTCGGAGAACACCTTTCTGCCGATGTACGCCATGCTCGCCGTCTTCCCCGAGTCCTTCCCGCTGTTCCTGCGCGAACGTAAGGCCAACCTGTACGGGACGATGCAGTTCTACGTGGCGCAGATCTTGGCGATG CTCCCCTTTGTCCTGCTCGAGTCGTTGAGCTTCATACTGATCGTGTACTATCTGGCCCATCTGCGGCCAACGCTGCTCGGACTGCTGTGCACCGTCGGAACCAGCGTGCTCGTCATGAACATCTCGCTAGCCTGCGGCTGCTTCTTCTCCACCTTGTTCCCATCGGTGCCGATGGCCATGTCCTATCTGGTACCCTTCGATTACATTCTCATGATCACGTCgggaattttcatcaaaatcag GTCGATGCCAGTGGTCCTGCGGTGGCTCCCGTTCGTGTCCTGGATGATGTTTGCCACCGAGGCCATCTCGATTGCCCAGTGGGACGGAATCGAACATTTGA ATTGCACGGGAGTTCCCCGAGCGGCCTGCCACCACAGCGGCGAGGACGTCCTGAGCCAGTACTCGTTCGCGCGGGAGCACCTCCGGACCGATCTGGGCGCGCTAGTTGGGCAGTACTTTCTGTTTCACGCCCTGGCGGTGCTGTGCCTGATGAGGCGGGCAAATCGAAGTTAG
- the LOC6045168 gene encoding JNK1/MAPK8-associated membrane protein has product MLKAVDKCPGLYCGRTLLENASLSECGACARGFRVNVNNVCTPCESDLSEHDWLYLGFMAILPLIIHWFCIDLNAQQRRFSRGELILHASACVEVLLSGFLTILFTDPLWELRINSCGVRKLSDWYTLFHNPTPNYDTTLYCTQEAVYPLQTMIFVFYLFCVTFMMIIRPALNVKFLPFRGKMAVYYALYIFPILSLLHAVAGGLIYYSFPYLSIVISVVSNALHFSIKLDQTMKSLLETSVTQMRNVTIILGHWLLLAFGIISIPYGVSYFALLLVPAPALFYIFTAKYTHPDNFK; this is encoded by the exons ATGCTAAAAGCCGTCGACAAATGTCCGGGCCTTTACTGCGGCCGGACGCTGCTGGAGAATGCGTCCCTCAGCGAGTGTGGGGCCTGCGCCCGGGGATTCCGGGTAAACGTAAACAACGTGTGCACTCCGTGCGAGTCGGACCTCAGCGAGCACGATTGGCTTTATTTGGGGTTTATGGCCATTCTGCCGTTGATCATCCACTGGTTCTGCATCGACCTGAACGCCCAGCAACGTCGGTTCAGCCGGGGCGAGCTGATTCTGCACGCCAGCGCTTGCGTTGAGGTGCTGCTGTCGGGCTTTCTGACGATTCTCTTTACCGATCCGCTGTGGGAGCTCCGGATCAACTCGTGTGGCGTCCGGAAGCTGTCCGACTGGTATACCTTGTTTCACAATCCGACGCCGAACTATGACACGACGCTGTACTGCACCCAGGAGGCGGTTTATCCGCTGCAAACGATGATCTTCGTGTTTTATCTCTTTTGCGTTACGTTCATGATGATTATCCGGCCGGCGCTGAACGTTAAGTTTTTGCCGTTCCGTGGCAAGATGGCCGTGTACTACGCGCTGTACATCTTTCCGATCCTTTCGCTGTTGCATGCCGTTGCTGGAGGACTCATCT ATTACTCCTTCCCCTACCTGAGCATCGTCATCTCGGTGGTGTCCAACGCGTTGCACTTTTCGATCAAACTTGACCAGACGATGAAGTCCCTGCTGGAAACGTCCGTCACGCAGATGCGAAACGTGACCATTATTC TTGGTCACTGGCTGCTGCTGGCGTTCGGCATCATCTCGATCCCGTACGGTGTGTCGTACTTTGCGCTGCTGCTCGTCCCGGCACCGGCGCTGTTCTACATTTTCACCGCCAAGTATACTCATCCGGATAATTTTAAATGA